The following are from one region of the Stenotrophomonas lactitubi genome:
- the ggt gene encoding gamma-glutamyltransferase, translating into MLSQAADRITGHTFATRSEVIAPHAMAATSQPLATQIALDVMKAGGSAVDAAIAANAALGLMEPTGNGVGGDLFAIVWDPKTQKLYGYNGSGRSPKSLTLAEFQRRGLKEIPATGPLPVSVPGAVDGWFALHERFGRKPMADNLAPAIRYAREGHPVAEVIAYYWDRSVPKLSQYPGFKEQFTIDGHAPRKGEMWKNPNLADTLQKIADGGRDAFYKGDIAHTIGDYFKKNGGYLSYQDMADHHGEWVEPVSSNYRGYDVWELPPNSQGIAALQILNVLEGYDFSKIPFGSPEHVHLFVEAKKLAFADRARFYADMAFQAAPVQKLISKDYAAQRRALISMDKALKEVQPGTPKQLEEGDTIYMTVADAEGMMVSLIQSNYRGMGSGMAPPGLGFILQDRGEMFVLQKNHPNGYAPGKRPFQTIIPAFITKGGKPYASFGVMGGAMQPQGHAQIVMNLVDFGMNLQEAGDAPRIQHEGSTEPTGQATAMTDGGEVNLETGFPYETVRALMRKGHRVVFADGPYGGYQAILRDPDTGVYYGASESRKDGQAAGY; encoded by the coding sequence ATGCTGTCCCAGGCCGCCGACCGCATTACCGGCCACACCTTCGCCACCCGTTCGGAGGTGATCGCCCCGCATGCGATGGCCGCCACCTCGCAGCCGCTGGCCACCCAGATCGCGCTGGACGTGATGAAGGCGGGTGGCTCGGCCGTCGATGCCGCCATTGCTGCCAACGCAGCGCTGGGCCTGATGGAACCCACCGGCAACGGCGTCGGCGGCGACCTGTTCGCCATCGTGTGGGACCCGAAGACGCAGAAGCTTTACGGCTACAACGGCTCCGGCCGCTCGCCGAAGTCGCTCACCCTGGCCGAGTTCCAGCGTCGTGGCCTGAAGGAGATCCCGGCCACCGGCCCGCTGCCGGTATCCGTTCCGGGCGCGGTAGATGGCTGGTTCGCGTTGCACGAGCGGTTCGGCCGCAAGCCGATGGCTGACAACCTGGCCCCCGCCATCCGCTATGCGCGCGAAGGGCATCCGGTGGCCGAAGTGATCGCCTATTACTGGGATCGCTCGGTACCGAAGCTGTCGCAGTATCCGGGTTTCAAGGAGCAGTTCACCATCGACGGCCACGCCCCGCGCAAGGGCGAGATGTGGAAGAACCCGAATCTGGCGGACACCCTGCAGAAGATTGCCGACGGGGGGCGTGATGCCTTCTACAAGGGCGACATCGCCCACACCATCGGCGATTACTTCAAGAAGAATGGCGGCTACCTGAGCTACCAGGACATGGCCGACCATCATGGCGAGTGGGTTGAGCCGGTCAGCAGCAACTACCGCGGCTATGACGTGTGGGAGCTGCCGCCGAACAGCCAGGGCATCGCCGCTCTGCAGATCCTCAACGTGCTGGAAGGCTACGACTTCTCGAAGATTCCGTTCGGCTCGCCCGAACACGTGCACCTGTTCGTGGAGGCAAAGAAGCTGGCGTTCGCCGACCGCGCGCGCTTCTACGCCGACATGGCGTTCCAGGCGGCACCGGTACAGAAGCTGATTTCCAAGGACTACGCCGCGCAGCGCCGCGCGCTGATCTCGATGGACAAGGCGCTGAAGGAAGTGCAGCCGGGTACACCGAAGCAGCTGGAAGAGGGCGACACGATCTACATGACCGTGGCCGACGCCGAGGGCATGATGGTGTCGCTGATCCAGTCCAACTACCGCGGCATGGGCAGCGGCATGGCGCCGCCGGGGCTTGGCTTCATCCTGCAGGATCGCGGCGAGATGTTCGTGCTGCAGAAGAACCATCCCAATGGCTACGCACCGGGCAAGCGCCCCTTCCAGACCATCATTCCGGCCTTCATCACCAAGGGCGGTAAGCCGTATGCAAGCTTCGGCGTGATGGGCGGCGCGATGCAGCCACAGGGGCACGCGCAGATCGTGATGAACCTGGTGGACTTCGGCATGAACCTGCAGGAAGCCGGCGATGCGCCGCGTATCCAGCACGAGGGCTCGACCGAACCGACCGGGCAGGCGACGGCGATGACCGATGGCGGTGAGGTGAATCTGGAAACCGGGTTCCCGTACGAGACAGTGCGTGCGCTGATGCGCAAGGGGCACCGCGTGGTGTTTGCCGATGGTCCGTACGGCGGCTACCAGGCGATCCTGCGTGATCCGGACACGGGCGTGTATTACGGCGCGTCGGAGAGTCGCAAGGATGGGCAGGCGGCGGGGTATTGA
- a CDS encoding 2-isopropylmalate synthase, whose translation MTTIERITTPRIRIFDTTLRDGEQSPGCSMSPPQKLVMARALDELGVDIIETGFPASSQSDREAMALIGRELRRPSLSLAVLSRCLQADIETSARALEAAVNPRLHVFLSTSPLHREHKLRMTREQVLESVRRHVALARSYIDDVEFSAEDATRTELDYLIEVSRVAIAAGATTINLPDTVGFTTPEEIRTMFQQVIAGVADVPNAANVIFSAHCHNDLGLAVANSLAAIEGGARQVECTVNGIGERAGNCSLEEIAMVLKVRQAFYEQDTAIDTPRIVGTSQLLQRLVGMPVQRNKAIVGANAFAHESGIHQHGMLRHRGTYEIMRPEDVGWEDSQMVLGRHSGRAAVEARLRALGFWLEEDELKLVFEQFKGLCEQQRVVTDADLQTLMQGGSNAQGYRLASMTISDVGSRANALVELSDPDGNRVAETAQGDGPVDALFGALSAATGVQLMLDSYHVHSVGIGADARGEANLSVRHEGVEYDGTGTSKDIIEASALAWLDVANRLLRQRQANAGVSTEAPATATA comes from the coding sequence GTGACCACCATCGAACGAATTACCACCCCGCGCATCCGCATCTTCGACACCACCCTGCGTGACGGCGAGCAGTCCCCCGGCTGCAGCATGAGCCCGCCGCAGAAGCTGGTGATGGCGCGTGCGCTGGACGAACTGGGCGTGGACATCATCGAGACCGGCTTCCCGGCCAGCTCGCAGTCCGACCGCGAAGCGATGGCCCTGATCGGCCGCGAACTGCGCCGCCCGAGCCTGAGCCTGGCGGTGCTGTCGCGCTGCCTGCAGGCGGACATCGAGACCTCGGCGCGTGCACTGGAAGCGGCGGTCAACCCGCGCCTGCATGTGTTCCTGTCGACCAGCCCGCTGCACCGTGAGCACAAGCTGCGGATGACGCGTGAGCAGGTACTGGAATCGGTACGCAGGCACGTAGCGCTGGCCCGCTCCTACATCGATGACGTGGAGTTCTCCGCCGAGGACGCCACCCGTACCGAGCTGGATTACCTGATTGAAGTCTCGCGCGTAGCGATCGCTGCCGGTGCCACCACCATCAATCTGCCCGACACCGTCGGCTTCACCACGCCGGAAGAGATCCGCACGATGTTCCAGCAGGTCATCGCCGGCGTCGCCGACGTGCCGAACGCAGCCAACGTGATCTTCAGCGCGCACTGCCACAACGACCTGGGCCTGGCCGTGGCCAACTCACTGGCCGCCATCGAAGGTGGCGCGCGCCAGGTCGAATGCACCGTCAACGGCATCGGTGAACGCGCCGGCAACTGCTCGCTGGAAGAAATCGCGATGGTGCTGAAGGTGCGCCAGGCGTTCTACGAGCAGGACACCGCCATCGACACCCCGCGCATCGTCGGCACCTCGCAGCTGCTGCAGCGCCTGGTCGGCATGCCGGTACAGCGCAACAAGGCCATCGTGGGTGCCAATGCCTTCGCCCATGAATCGGGCATCCACCAGCACGGCATGCTGCGCCATCGCGGCACCTACGAAATCATGCGTCCGGAAGACGTGGGCTGGGAGGACTCGCAGATGGTGCTGGGCCGCCACAGTGGCCGCGCCGCCGTCGAAGCGCGCCTGCGCGCACTGGGCTTCTGGCTGGAAGAAGACGAGCTGAAGCTGGTGTTCGAGCAGTTCAAGGGCCTGTGCGAGCAGCAGCGTGTGGTCACCGACGCCGACCTGCAGACACTGATGCAGGGCGGCTCCAACGCACAGGGCTACCGCCTGGCCTCGATGACCATCAGCGATGTCGGCAGCCGCGCCAATGCGCTGGTCGAACTGTCCGACCCGGACGGCAACCGCGTGGCCGAGACCGCGCAGGGTGATGGCCCGGTCGATGCCCTGTTCGGCGCTTTGTCGGCCGCCACCGGCGTGCAGCTGATGCTGGACAGCTATCACGTGCACAGCGTCGGCATCGGTGCCGATGCGCGTGGCGAAGCCAACCTAAGCGTGCGCCACGAAGGCGTCGAGTACGACGGCACCGGCACCAGCAAGGACATCATCGAAGCCTCCGCGCTGGCCTGGCTGGACGTCGCCAACCGCCTGCTGCGCCAGCGCCAGGCCAACGCCGGCGTCAGCACTGAAGCACCTGCCACCGCCACCGCCTGA
- a CDS encoding threonine dehydratase codes for MPAADASKESDVGDVTVADVLAAQARLRRFLPPTPLHHAERFGTWLKLENLQRTGSYKVRGALNALLAARERGDTRPVICASAGNHAQGVAWAAYRLDVPAIAVMPHGAPATKIAGVAHWGATVRQHGNSYDEAYAFAVELAQRHGYRFLSAFDDADVIAGQGTVGIELAAHAPDVVIVPIGGGGLASGVALALKSQGVRIVGAQVEGVDSMARAIRGDVREINPVPSLADGVRVKIPGFLTRRLCTSLLDDVVIVREAELRETLVRLALEEHIIAEGAGALALAAGRRVAGRRKCAVVSGGNIDAGVLAGLLTDIRPRPPRKPRRRRTETPRSPGKATATAFPTPSPSPLQAVAPAVEEISL; via the coding sequence ATGCCGGCCGCTGATGCCAGCAAGGAAAGCGATGTCGGCGACGTAACCGTTGCCGACGTACTGGCCGCGCAGGCCCGCCTGCGCCGCTTCCTGCCGCCCACGCCGCTGCATCATGCCGAGCGCTTCGGCACATGGCTGAAGCTGGAGAACCTGCAGCGCACCGGCTCGTACAAGGTGCGCGGCGCGCTGAATGCCCTACTGGCCGCCCGCGAACGTGGCGATACCCGGCCGGTGATCTGCGCCTCGGCCGGCAATCACGCGCAGGGCGTGGCCTGGGCCGCCTATCGCCTGGATGTGCCGGCCATTGCCGTGATGCCGCATGGCGCACCGGCCACCAAGATCGCTGGCGTCGCCCATTGGGGCGCGACGGTACGCCAGCATGGCAACAGCTATGACGAGGCCTACGCGTTCGCTGTCGAGCTGGCGCAGCGCCACGGCTATCGCTTCCTGTCCGCGTTCGATGATGCCGATGTCATCGCCGGCCAGGGCACCGTCGGCATCGAGCTGGCCGCGCATGCGCCGGACGTGGTGATCGTACCGATCGGCGGTGGCGGCCTGGCCTCCGGCGTCGCCCTGGCGCTGAAGTCGCAGGGCGTGCGCATCGTCGGTGCGCAGGTCGAGGGGGTCGATTCGATGGCCCGCGCGATTCGTGGTGACGTGCGCGAGATCAATCCTGTGCCGTCGCTGGCCGATGGCGTGCGGGTGAAGATCCCCGGGTTCCTGACCCGCCGCCTGTGCACCTCGCTGCTGGACGATGTGGTGATCGTGCGCGAAGCCGAACTGCGCGAGACCCTGGTGCGGTTGGCACTGGAAGAACACATCATCGCCGAGGGCGCCGGCGCGCTGGCACTGGCCGCCGGGCGTCGCGTTGCCGGCCGCCGCAAGTGCGCGGTCGTCTCCGGCGGCAACATCGATGCCGGCGTGCTCGCCGGCCTGCTCACCGATATCCGTCCGCGTCCGCCACGCAAACCGCGCCGACGCCGGACAGAAACTCCGCGTTCGCCCGGCAAGGCGACCGCCACCGCTTTCCCAACGCCTTCCCCTTCCCCCCTGCAAGCCGTCGCACCCGCTGTCGAGGAGATTTCCCTGTGA
- a CDS encoding ACT domain-containing protein — translation MQYRLDLVLQPAEGALLRVIGMAERRGFAPRAITGAPVAADDGRWHLQLVVDSQRPPETLCRQMEKIYDCVSVQMTALEGVSA, via the coding sequence ATGCAATACCGGCTTGACCTGGTGCTGCAACCGGCCGAGGGCGCGCTGCTGCGCGTGATCGGCATGGCCGAACGCCGCGGTTTCGCACCGCGCGCGATCACCGGTGCGCCGGTGGCCGCCGATGATGGTCGTTGGCACCTGCAACTGGTGGTGGACAGCCAGCGCCCGCCGGAAACGCTGTGCCGGCAGATGGAAAAGATCTACGACTGCGTTTCGGTGCAGATGACCGCACTGGAAGGAGTATCCGCATGA
- a CDS encoding BCCT family transporter: MVFRISIALVLALVLLAGLAPGPFNTVVQAALGDVIRSVGWLYLLVVFLALVFLMYLAFGRFGNLRIGGEDAEPEFSRASWMSMLFAAGMGIGLVFWGAAEPISHFTKPPEGIEPQSMDAARASMRYAFFHWGLHPWAIYALIGLAMAWFQFNRNGRGLVSDMLQPIIGRHHRGWIGRVVNIAAVVATAIGVATTLGFGTIQIAAGVERVFGLEATVPVQMTIIAIAFVLYMASTASGVERGVKWLSNFNLALAALLAATVLVLGPTGFIFDTFTTTLGSYLNQLVTMSLRMSPFSGSTWVADWTIFYWAWWISWAPFVGSFIARISRGRSVREFVIGVVLAPTLLGFFWFAVFGGTALWAQIFGHADLVQALGNGYETVLFTLFDSLPASLMLSAVALVLLMIFFVTSADSAVLVLASMSTDEAGDPPLKRKLAWGIAVALIAAALLLAGGLDALQGMITIAALPFALLMVLVMVSLYRVLDQEYTRERRQTQRQRRMIDAWIAREMAAQEETQAEAARAQDSD, encoded by the coding sequence ATGGTGTTTCGCATTTCCATCGCACTGGTGCTTGCCCTGGTGCTGCTGGCCGGCCTCGCGCCCGGCCCCTTCAATACCGTCGTGCAGGCGGCACTGGGCGATGTCATCCGCAGCGTCGGCTGGCTGTACCTGCTGGTCGTATTCCTGGCACTGGTATTCCTGATGTACCTGGCGTTCGGCCGCTTCGGCAACCTGCGCATCGGCGGCGAAGACGCCGAGCCAGAGTTCTCGCGCGCCAGCTGGATGTCGATGCTGTTCGCTGCCGGCATGGGCATCGGTCTGGTGTTCTGGGGAGCTGCCGAGCCGATCTCGCACTTCACCAAGCCACCGGAAGGCATTGAACCGCAGAGCATGGACGCCGCGCGTGCATCGATGCGCTATGCGTTCTTCCACTGGGGACTGCATCCGTGGGCGATCTACGCGCTGATCGGTCTGGCAATGGCCTGGTTCCAGTTCAACCGCAATGGACGCGGACTGGTCAGCGATATGCTGCAGCCGATCATCGGCCGCCACCACCGCGGTTGGATCGGCCGCGTCGTCAACATCGCGGCGGTGGTTGCCACGGCGATCGGCGTGGCGACGACGCTCGGCTTCGGCACCATCCAGATCGCTGCGGGTGTGGAGCGCGTGTTCGGCCTGGAGGCTACGGTGCCGGTGCAGATGACCATCATCGCCATTGCGTTCGTGCTGTACATGGCCTCCACCGCCAGCGGCGTGGAGCGCGGCGTAAAGTGGCTGTCCAACTTCAACCTGGCGTTGGCCGCACTGTTGGCCGCGACCGTGCTGGTGCTGGGGCCGACCGGATTCATCTTCGATACCTTCACCACCACGCTGGGCTCCTACCTCAACCAGTTGGTGACCATGAGCCTGCGCATGTCGCCGTTCTCCGGCAGCACATGGGTGGCCGACTGGACGATTTTCTATTGGGCCTGGTGGATTTCCTGGGCACCGTTCGTGGGCTCATTCATCGCGCGCATCTCGCGGGGCCGCAGCGTGCGCGAGTTCGTGATCGGTGTGGTGCTGGCGCCGACGCTGCTGGGCTTCTTCTGGTTCGCCGTGTTCGGCGGAACGGCCTTGTGGGCGCAGATCTTCGGCCATGCCGATCTGGTGCAGGCACTGGGCAATGGCTATGAGACGGTGCTGTTCACCCTGTTCGACAGCCTGCCGGCGTCGCTGATGCTGTCGGCGGTGGCGTTGGTGCTGCTGATGATCTTCTTCGTGACCTCGGCCGATTCGGCGGTGCTGGTGCTGGCCAGCATGTCCACCGACGAAGCCGGCGATCCGCCGCTGAAGCGCAAGCTGGCGTGGGGCATCGCGGTAGCGTTGATTGCGGCGGCATTGCTGCTGGCCGGTGGGCTGGACGCGCTGCAGGGAATGATCACGATCGCGGCGTTGCCTTTCGCTCTGCTGATGGTGCTGGTGATGGTGTCGCTGTACCGGGTGCTGGACCAGGAGTACACGCGGGAGCGCCGGCAAACGCAGCGCCAGCGACGCATGATCGACGCGTGGATCGCACGCGAGATGGCGGCGCAGGAAGAGACCCAGGCGGAGGCGGCGCGGGCGCAGGATTCGGATTGA
- a CDS encoding class I SAM-dependent methyltransferase yields the protein MSAFDTATATSSAGQQWNAQDYAIDAGFVPTLGGAVARLLDARAGERILDLGCGDGVLTTELALSGAHLQGVDASPEMVIAARARGVDAQVMDGHALTFDGAFDAVFSNAALHWMPNPDRVLEGVRRALRPGGRFVAEFGGHGNVATIVAAVQAARVAHGHGASTFQWYFPTADGYAERLRQHGFQVQLTECLPRPTALPTGVAGWLRVFAAPLLDDLPAEARATVRDAATALLADLPRNATGQPLADYVRLRVLARRR from the coding sequence ATGAGCGCCTTCGACACCGCAACCGCCACCAGCAGCGCTGGCCAGCAGTGGAATGCCCAGGACTATGCGATCGATGCCGGCTTCGTACCGACCCTCGGTGGCGCCGTAGCGCGTCTGCTCGACGCGCGGGCCGGCGAGCGCATCCTCGACCTGGGCTGTGGCGATGGCGTGCTCACCACCGAACTGGCCCTCAGCGGCGCACACCTGCAGGGCGTCGATGCTTCGCCGGAAATGGTGATCGCCGCACGTGCACGGGGTGTCGATGCGCAGGTGATGGACGGCCACGCCCTGACTTTCGACGGCGCGTTCGATGCGGTGTTCAGCAACGCAGCGCTGCATTGGATGCCCAACCCGGACCGCGTGCTGGAAGGCGTGCGCCGCGCCCTGCGCCCCGGCGGCCGCTTCGTCGCCGAGTTCGGTGGTCATGGCAACGTGGCCACGATCGTTGCCGCCGTGCAGGCCGCGCGCGTGGCCCATGGCCACGGTGCCAGCACATTCCAGTGGTACTTCCCCACCGCCGATGGCTACGCCGAACGCCTGCGCCAGCATGGCTTCCAGGTGCAGCTGACCGAATGCCTGCCGCGCCCAACCGCGCTGCCGACCGGCGTTGCCGGCTGGCTGCGGGTATTCGCCGCACCGCTGCTGGACGACCTGCCGGCCGAGGCGCGCGCCACCGTGCGCGATGCCGCCACCGCCCTGCTGGCCGATCTGCCGCGCAACGCCACCGGACAGCCGCTGGCTGACTACGTGCGCCTGCGCGTGCTCGCACGTCGGCGCTGA
- the ilvG gene encoding acetolactate synthase 2 catalytic subunit, which produces MNSPTHRSAPPNGARWLTQALEAEGVRTLFGYPGGTIMPFYDALVDSSLKHILVRHEQGAALAANGFARASGQVGVCVATSGPGASNLVTGIADAMLDSVPMVCITGQVATPLLGTDAFQELDVFGLTMPIVKHSWLVRSVDDLPRVVADAFRIAREGRPGPALIDLPKDVQLADASHLPAHVPASVEPPPAAADAAIAEAIAALAAAEKPVVYAGGGIALGDAVQDLRAFVEASAIPTVMTLRGLGALPPQHPQSLGMLGMHGTRAANMAVQESDLLLVLGARFDDRATGKLAEFAPFARVVHIDADAYEISKLRSADVAVPGNVGHAIRALRAAFPSPKAHQDAWRKRCAQHRDRFAARYDAPGQHIYAPALLKRLSELAPADTVIACDVGQHQMWVAQHCRFNHPRNHLTSGALGTMGFGLPAAMGAQFACPERTVVLVSGDGSFMMNVQELATIARCRLPVKIILLDNSSLGMVRQWQELFFAERYSEIDLSDNPDFVALAKVFGIAATRIDARDDVEGGLAALLAEPGPALLHVAIDARANVWPLVPPNTANSTMLESNPAHARQEIPNAIPA; this is translated from the coding sequence ATGAACTCTCCCACACACCGCAGCGCGCCGCCCAACGGCGCGCGCTGGCTGACCCAGGCGCTGGAGGCCGAGGGTGTCCGTACGCTGTTCGGGTACCCGGGCGGCACCATCATGCCGTTCTACGACGCGCTGGTGGATTCGTCGCTGAAGCACATCCTGGTGCGCCATGAGCAGGGCGCAGCACTGGCCGCCAACGGCTTTGCGCGTGCCAGTGGCCAGGTCGGCGTCTGCGTGGCGACCTCCGGGCCGGGCGCGTCGAACCTGGTCACCGGCATCGCCGATGCGATGCTCGATTCGGTGCCGATGGTCTGCATCACCGGCCAGGTCGCCACGCCACTGCTGGGCACCGATGCGTTCCAGGAACTGGATGTGTTCGGTTTGACGATGCCGATCGTCAAGCACAGCTGGCTGGTGCGCAGCGTCGATGATCTGCCGCGCGTGGTGGCCGATGCCTTCCGCATCGCCCGCGAGGGCCGTCCCGGCCCGGCGCTGATCGACCTGCCCAAGGATGTGCAGCTGGCCGATGCCAGCCACCTGCCGGCGCATGTGCCGGCCAGCGTGGAACCGCCGCCGGCCGCCGCCGACGCCGCCATCGCCGAAGCCATCGCCGCACTGGCCGCGGCCGAAAAGCCGGTGGTCTACGCCGGTGGTGGCATCGCCCTGGGCGATGCCGTGCAGGACCTGCGCGCGTTCGTCGAAGCCAGCGCCATTCCCACGGTGATGACCCTGCGTGGGCTGGGCGCGCTGCCTCCCCAGCATCCGCAGTCGCTGGGCATGCTGGGCATGCATGGCACCCGCGCCGCGAACATGGCCGTGCAGGAAAGCGATCTGCTGCTGGTGCTGGGTGCGCGGTTCGATGATCGGGCAACCGGCAAGCTGGCCGAGTTCGCGCCGTTCGCCCGCGTGGTGCACATCGATGCCGATGCGTACGAAATCTCCAAGCTGCGCAGCGCCGATGTCGCCGTGCCCGGCAACGTCGGCCACGCCATCCGCGCCCTGCGTGCGGCCTTCCCCTCCCCCAAGGCCCACCAGGACGCATGGCGCAAGCGCTGCGCACAGCATCGCGATCGCTTCGCCGCACGCTACGACGCACCGGGCCAGCACATCTACGCCCCGGCGCTGCTGAAGCGCCTGAGCGAGCTGGCACCAGCCGATACGGTGATCGCCTGCGACGTCGGCCAGCACCAGATGTGGGTGGCGCAGCACTGCCGCTTCAATCATCCGCGCAACCACCTGACCAGCGGCGCGCTGGGCACGATGGGCTTTGGCCTGCCGGCGGCGATGGGCGCGCAGTTCGCCTGCCCTGAGCGCACCGTGGTGCTGGTGTCCGGCGATGGCAGCTTCATGATGAACGTGCAGGAGCTGGCGACCATCGCCCGCTGCCGCCTGCCGGTGAAGATCATCCTGCTGGACAACAGTTCGCTGGGCATGGTGCGGCAGTGGCAGGAACTGTTCTTCGCCGAGCGTTACAGCGAGATCGACCTGTCCGACAACCCGGACTTCGTGGCCCTGGCCAAGGTGTTCGGCATCGCGGCCACGCGTATCGATGCGCGCGATGACGTCGAAGGTGGCCTGGCCGCATTGCTGGCCGAACCCGGCCCGGCCCTGCTGCACGTGGCCATCGATGCCCGCGCGAACGTGTGGCCGCTGGTGCCGCCCAATACCGCAAACAGCACCATGCTGGAAAGCAACCCTGCACATGCACGCCAGGAGATCCCCAATGCAATACCGGCTTGA
- the ilvC gene encoding ketol-acid reductoisomerase, with protein sequence MSTNELPQTKIAVIGYGSQGRAHALNLRESGFDVVVGLRPGGPTEVKAQADGFTVKAPAEAVKDADLVAVLTPDMVQKKLYEDVLAPNMKQGAVLLFAHGLNVHFDMIKPRDDLDVVLVAPKGPGALVRREYEIGRGVPCIWAVYQDKSGKAAEYALAYAGGLGGARANLIQTTFKEETETDLFGEQAVLCGGASALVQAGFETLVEAGYQPEIAYYEVLHELKLIVDLFYEGGISRMLEFISETAQYGDYVSGPRVIDAGTKERMKEVLKDIQDGTFTKNWVAEYEAGLPNYNRFKQADLEHPIEKVGKELRAKMVWLQGQAA encoded by the coding sequence ATGAGCACCAACGAACTGCCCCAGACCAAGATCGCCGTCATCGGCTACGGCAGCCAGGGTCGCGCGCACGCGCTGAACCTGCGTGAATCCGGCTTCGATGTGGTGGTAGGCCTGCGCCCGGGCGGCCCCACCGAGGTCAAGGCGCAGGCCGATGGCTTCACCGTGAAGGCACCGGCCGAGGCGGTGAAGGATGCCGATCTGGTCGCGGTGCTGACCCCGGACATGGTGCAGAAGAAGCTGTACGAGGACGTGCTGGCACCGAACATGAAGCAGGGCGCGGTGCTGCTGTTCGCGCATGGCTTGAACGTGCACTTCGACATGATCAAGCCGCGCGACGACCTGGACGTTGTGCTGGTCGCACCGAAGGGCCCGGGTGCGCTGGTCCGTCGCGAATATGAAATCGGCCGCGGTGTGCCGTGCATCTGGGCGGTCTACCAGGACAAGAGCGGCAAGGCCGCCGAGTACGCACTTGCCTATGCCGGCGGCCTGGGTGGCGCACGTGCCAACCTGATCCAGACCACCTTCAAGGAAGAAACCGAAACCGATCTGTTCGGTGAGCAGGCGGTGCTGTGCGGCGGCGCTTCGGCGCTGGTGCAGGCGGGCTTCGAGACGCTGGTGGAAGCCGGTTACCAGCCGGAAATCGCCTACTACGAAGTGCTGCACGAACTGAAGCTGATCGTCGACCTGTTCTACGAAGGCGGCATCTCGCGCATGTTGGAGTTCATCTCCGAGACCGCGCAGTACGGCGACTACGTCAGCGGCCCGCGGGTGATCGACGCCGGTACCAAGGAGCGCATGAAGGAAGTGCTGAAGGACATCCAGGACGGCACCTTCACCAAGAACTGGGTGGCCGAGTACGAAGCGGGCCTGCCGAACTACAACAGGTTCAAGCAGGCCGACCTGGAGCATCCGATCGAGAAGGTAGGCAAGGAACTGCGCGCCAAGATGGTCTGGTTGCAAGGTCAAGCCGCGTAA